The Mesorhizobium sp. M1D.F.Ca.ET.043.01.1.1 genome contains a region encoding:
- the rpsL gene encoding 30S ribosomal protein S12 produces MPTVNQLIRKPRLAPVKRNKVPAMQQNPQKRGVCTRVYTTTPKKPNSALRKVAKIRLTNGFEVIGYIPGEGHNLQEHSVVMIRGGRVKDLPGVRYHIIRGVLDTQGVKNRKQRRSKYGAKRPK; encoded by the coding sequence ATGCCTACCGTCAACCAGCTGATCCGCAAGCCGCGCCTGGCGCCGGTGAAGCGCAACAAGGTCCCGGCCATGCAGCAGAACCCGCAGAAGCGGGGCGTCTGCACGCGCGTCTACACCACGACGCCGAAGAAGCCGAACTCGGCGCTGCGCAAGGTGGCCAAGATCCGCCTGACCAATGGTTTCGAAGTGATCGGCTACATCCCGGGCGAAGGCCATAACCTTCAGGAGCACTCGGTGGTCATGATCCGCGGCGGCCGCGTCAAGGATCTGCCGGGCGTCCGCTATCACATCATCCGCGGCGTGCTCGACACGCAGGGTGTGAAGAACCGCAAGCAGCGCCGTTCGAAATACGGTGCCAAGCGTCCGAAGTAA